One Clostridium cylindrosporum DSM 605 genomic region harbors:
- a CDS encoding ectonucleotide pyrophosphatase/phosphodiesterase, whose protein sequence is MKNPKHLIILSLDGLSSNDFEYIKNLKGFKSLLERGSYIENVETVYPSLTYPVHATVVTGKYPKNHGIVSNKVLDEGNLDREWYWYRKYISGDTIYDAARRDGLKTAAFLWPVAAGAKINYNLPEIWATKKYEKDALKLLLSGSKAFMIDLELRFGKLRRGIKQPFLDDFVSASVAHTIKSKRPNLMLVHFIDLDTQRHDYGVDSPEAKAALDRLDIRIQNIISALKEAYMYDDTAIIAFGDHSQIDAHIKIKPNVLFSENNLLDVDSKGLFRNYKAYFDSCDGSGYIYVKDKKSLYNVKTILEDLKNKGIIESIYSTEEAAFLGANTNCSFMIEASRGYYFSDEFHGDYLEFLPHPIGQHGYSPLKEDYNALFIASGKGIKKGVKLKKGHIINYAKTFSALLGFTLKEAEGDVIYEIIDI, encoded by the coding sequence ATGAAGAATCCAAAGCATTTAATAATTTTATCATTAGATGGACTATCTTCTAATGACTTTGAATATATTAAAAATCTCAAAGGGTTTAAATCTTTACTTGAAAGAGGTTCTTACATAGAAAATGTAGAAACAGTATATCCATCTTTAACATATCCTGTTCATGCAACAGTAGTAACTGGAAAATATCCTAAGAATCATGGCATAGTATCAAATAAGGTTTTAGATGAGGGTAACTTAGATAGAGAATGGTATTGGTACAGAAAGTATATTAGTGGAGATACGATTTACGATGCCGCAAGAAGAGATGGTTTAAAAACAGCAGCATTTTTATGGCCAGTAGCTGCAGGGGCAAAAATCAACTATAACTTACCAGAAATATGGGCAACTAAAAAATATGAAAAAGATGCATTAAAGCTTTTATTATCAGGTAGTAAGGCTTTTATGATAGATTTAGAACTGAGATTCGGTAAGCTTAGACGCGGAATAAAGCAGCCATTTCTAGATGATTTTGTATCTGCATCAGTTGCACATACTATAAAATCTAAAAGACCTAATCTAATGCTTGTACATTTTATAGATTTAGATACTCAAAGACATGATTATGGAGTAGATTCACCTGAAGCTAAAGCAGCACTTGATAGATTGGATATAAGGATTCAAAATATAATCTCTGCTTTAAAAGAAGCCTATATGTATGATGATACTGCAATTATAGCTTTTGGAGACCATAGTCAAATTGATGCTCATATAAAGATTAAGCCGAATGTACTATTTTCAGAAAATAATCTTTTAGATGTAGACTCAAAGGGATTATTTAGGAATTATAAGGCATATTTCGATAGTTGCGATGGAAGTGGATATATTTATGTTAAAGATAAGAAGAGTTTATATAATGTTAAAACTATCCTAGAAGACTTAAAGAATAAAGGAATAATTGAAAGTATTTACTCAACAGAGGAGGCAGCATTCTTAGGTGCAAATACTAATTGTAGTTTTATGATAGAAGCATCAAGGGGATATTATTTTAGTGATGAGTTTCATGGAGATTACTTAGAGTTTCTTCCACATCCAATAGGGCAGCATGGATATAGTCCACTAAAAGAGGATTATAATGCACTCTTTATTGCATCAGGAAAGGGAATTAAAAAAGGTGTAAAGCTTAAAAAAGGACACATTATTAATTATGCTAAAACATTCTCAGCTCTACTTGGATTTACCTTAAAAGAAGCAGAAGGTGATGTAATATATGAAATTATAGATATATAA
- a CDS encoding ribonucleotide-diphosphate reductase subunit beta, with the protein MGIKKRPLFNEFGDIDLIKRKMINGNTTNLNDFNNMKYTWVSDWYRNAMNNFWIPEEINLSQDLKDYSKLKNEEKVAYDKILSFLIFLDSIQTANLGNINNYITASEVNLCLTIQAFQEAVHSQSYSYMLDTICSPDKRNEILYQWKDDSLLLERNKFIGDLYNNFQNNPTKLNFLKTLMANYILEGIYFYSGFMFFYNLERNGKMPGSAQEIRYINRDENTHLWLFRNIIKELIIEEGDMFTEEVIEQLREMMKEGVENEIQWGFYVIGDNIQGINKNLIENYIKYLGNLRFSALGLGKLYEGYDENPAPWVDILADSNSVKTDFFEAKPTAYAKAGAIVDDL; encoded by the coding sequence ATGGGTATAAAGAAAAGACCGCTTTTTAATGAGTTTGGAGACATTGATTTAATTAAAAGAAAAATGATAAATGGAAACACAACAAATCTAAATGATTTCAACAATATGAAGTATACTTGGGTATCTGATTGGTATAGAAATGCTATGAATAATTTTTGGATACCAGAGGAAATAAATCTTTCACAGGATTTAAAAGATTACAGTAAATTAAAGAATGAAGAAAAAGTAGCATACGATAAGATATTATCATTTTTAATATTTTTAGATTCTATTCAAACTGCAAATCTAGGAAATATTAATAACTACATTACAGCATCAGAAGTTAATCTTTGCTTAACTATTCAGGCTTTTCAAGAGGCTGTTCATTCTCAAAGCTATAGTTACATGCTAGATACTATTTGTTCCCCTGATAAAAGAAATGAAATTTTATATCAGTGGAAGGATGATTCACTTTTACTTGAGAGAAATAAATTTATAGGAGACCTTTATAATAATTTTCAAAATAACCCTACAAAACTTAATTTCTTAAAAACTCTTATGGCTAACTATATACTAGAGGGAATATATTTCTACTCTGGATTTATGTTCTTTTATAATCTTGAAAGAAATGGTAAGATGCCAGGTTCAGCGCAGGAGATAAGGTATATAAACAGAGATGAAAATACACATCTTTGGCTTTTTAGAAATATAATAAAGGAATTAATTATTGAAGAAGGGGATATGTTTACAGAAGAAGTTATAGAGCAGCTTCGAGAAATGATGAAAGAGGGAGTGGAAAATGAAATTCAATGGGGTTTCTATGTAATTGGAGATAATATACAAGGTATAAATAAAAATCTTATTGAAAATTATATTAAGTATCTAGGAAACTTAAGATTTTCTGCTTTAGGTCTTGGAAAACTTTATGAGGGCTATGATGAGAATCCAGCTCCATGGGTAGATATATTAGCAGACTCAAACTCAGTTAAAACTGATTTTTTTGAAGCAAAGCCTACGGCATACGCTAAAGCAGGTGCAATAGTAGATGATCTATAA
- a CDS encoding GTP pyrophosphokinase, with amino-acid sequence MRLKIFNYVDEVIEILDDLGSELQEASLDLENYFENLLIDEDKGFINSVSRVKSATSLREKILRNEYYKRYEKPCEVIENLSDLIGVRIECRFIEDEKSIHKFLRKKLKLNDSNGYFYSSDNENVKLQLKTIQPEEQKNGFKIYRIDGKYTYRNKIFNFELQIKSIVNMFWGDIEHKIIYKNYNYILNDNFFKEIMGSIKNNLTMIDNQLLVIDNYFNGENTSDIDTRREQIESLLAKILYDVFSTKMKNSLGFIVDFRKASYIIIKYITMKNSVLEADDYTEVLLKILTRINEVGKTDISFNSEIIFDREIVFEDRFSKIFGNKLLKSINSELQWNLFFRMLFAIESKSNEEDFENFVEFIRNMYFNSYGFKKLDEKFKSASKYIKNDLMKKIASCFDKIDTIDFLYEDNILRINECIEEICDLIIKNIDGYLSFVKYEDIYYGLLEFSILSVFGNSVKVQDAMKFIEVVKNKSEKIKVSKDVLKFIDTLENLEEIRADEILALFKM; translated from the coding sequence ATGAGACTAAAAATATTTAACTATGTTGATGAAGTGATAGAAATATTGGATGACCTAGGAAGTGAACTACAAGAGGCATCTTTAGATTTAGAAAATTATTTTGAAAATTTATTAATAGATGAAGATAAAGGTTTTATAAATTCAGTTTCAAGAGTAAAATCTGCTACTAGTTTAAGAGAAAAGATATTAAGAAATGAGTATTATAAAAGATATGAAAAACCCTGTGAGGTTATAGAGAATTTATCTGATTTAATTGGTGTTCGAATAGAATGTAGATTTATTGAAGATGAAAAATCAATCCATAAATTTCTTAGGAAAAAGTTAAAGTTAAATGATTCAAATGGATATTTTTATAGCAGTGATAATGAAAATGTTAAGCTCCAACTTAAAACTATACAGCCAGAGGAGCAAAAAAATGGATTTAAAATATATCGAATAGATGGAAAATACACTTATAGAAACAAGATTTTTAATTTTGAACTTCAAATAAAGTCTATTGTTAATATGTTTTGGGGAGATATTGAACATAAAATAATATATAAAAATTATAACTATATACTAAATGATAATTTTTTCAAGGAAATTATGGGATCTATAAAAAATAATCTTACTATGATTGATAATCAACTTTTAGTTATAGATAATTATTTTAATGGTGAAAACACCTCTGATATTGACACAAGACGTGAACAGATTGAATCGCTTTTGGCTAAGATTCTTTATGATGTATTTTCAACAAAGATGAAAAATAGCCTAGGATTCATTGTGGACTTTAGAAAAGCTTCCTATATAATAATAAAATATATTACTATGAAAAATAGTGTTCTGGAAGCAGATGATTATACCGAAGTACTTTTGAAAATTTTAACTAGAATAAATGAAGTTGGAAAGACGGATATATCTTTCAATAGTGAGATTATATTTGATAGAGAAATAGTTTTTGAAGATAGATTTTCAAAGATATTCGGAAATAAACTTCTTAAATCAATTAATAGTGAACTTCAATGGAATTTGTTCTTTAGGATGCTTTTTGCTATAGAGTCAAAGTCAAATGAAGAGGACTTTGAAAATTTTGTTGAGTTTATTAGAAATATGTATTTTAATAGCTATGGATTTAAGAAATTAGATGAGAAGTTTAAGAGTGCTTCTAAATATATTAAAAACGACCTTATGAAGAAAATTGCATCATGTTTTGATAAAATAGATACAATTGATTTTCTATATGAAGATAACATACTTAGGATAAATGAATGTATTGAAGAAATTTGTGATCTAATTATAAAAAATATAGATGGATATTTAAGTTTCGTTAAATATGAGGATATTTATTATGGATTGCTAGAATTCTCAATACTATCCGTATTTGGCAATAGTGTTAAAGTTCAGGATGCTATGAAATTTATTGAAGTAGTTAAAAATAAGTCTGAAAAAATAAAAGTAAGTAAAGATGTTTTAAAGTTTATTGATACATTAGAAAATTTAGAAGAAATACGTGCTGATGAGATATTAGCATTATTTAAAATGTAA
- a CDS encoding cation-translocating P-type ATPase — translation MEKYFLKSKETVLEEFNVSQGTGLSTNQVESSISKHGYNELLETKKDSLIKVFFDQFKDLSVIILIIAALISMFMKNVESTIVIFAVLILNAILGTVQHVKAEKSLDALKSLSSPKAKVLRNGEKIEIVSRDVAVGDILLLEAGDFVTADARIIENYSLSVNESSLTGEAENVLKTSDDISNENIPLGDQKNMVFSGTLVTYGRATAVVCATGMNTEIGKIASLLNTAKEKKTPLQVSLDDFGKKLAIGVILVCILVFFLTVYRGSTLIDSLMFAVALAVAAIPEALSSIVTIVLALGTQKMAKQNAIIRNLKAVEGLGSVSIICSDKTGTLTQNKMTVKGAYVNDTMLSIEEININNHSEKFLIDSSVLCNDSESEGGKEIGDPTEVALVNLAQTLNLKTKDIRDAFPRIAEIPFDSDRKLMSTLNKIDNKHLLLTKGAVDVMLPKMKSIHIEGEVLDFTSEHREKVEEANKSFSENGLRVLAFGYKEMSSSTDISTNDEKDFIFLGLVSMIDPPRVESKMAVSDCKTAGIKAIMITGDHKITASAIAREIGILEDGDEAIDGIELDSMSDEELKNRIRNISVYARVSPEHKIRIVKAFQELGEIVAMTGDGVNDAPALKQADIGISMGITGTEVAKDASSMILTDDNFATIIKSVANGRNIYTNIQNAIKFLLSGNTAGIFAVLYASLAMLPTPFAPVHLLFINLLTDSLPAVAIGLEKPKNDLLKQKPRKSNESILTKPIIKAIAVEGFIIAVCTIIAYYIGSKSGDKHVASTMAFSTLCLARLFHGFNCRWTKSLFKIGFFSNKYTWYAFIVGSALLAIVLSVPPFMRIFETVALTGEQAGYMLLLAFIPTIIIQTYKVIVNDRK, via the coding sequence ATGGAAAAATATTTTCTTAAATCAAAGGAAACAGTTTTAGAAGAGTTCAATGTATCCCAAGGTACTGGGTTATCTACAAACCAAGTAGAGTCAAGTATAAGTAAACATGGATATAACGAACTATTAGAAACAAAAAAAGATAGCCTAATTAAGGTGTTTTTTGATCAGTTCAAAGACTTATCTGTAATCATTCTAATAATTGCTGCCTTAATATCTATGTTTATGAAAAATGTAGAAAGTACAATTGTTATTTTCGCTGTACTCATATTAAATGCAATACTTGGAACAGTTCAGCATGTCAAGGCAGAAAAGTCCTTAGATGCACTAAAATCCCTTTCCTCTCCTAAGGCTAAGGTTCTTAGAAACGGAGAAAAAATTGAAATAGTATCAAGGGATGTAGCCGTAGGTGATATTCTTTTGCTTGAGGCAGGAGACTTTGTTACTGCAGATGCTAGAATAATTGAAAACTATTCCCTTAGTGTAAATGAAAGTTCTTTAACAGGAGAAGCTGAAAATGTATTAAAAACATCAGATGATATATCTAATGAGAATATACCTTTAGGAGATCAGAAAAATATGGTATTTTCAGGTACACTTGTTACATATGGAAGAGCTACAGCTGTTGTATGTGCAACTGGTATGAATACTGAAATAGGCAAAATAGCTTCTCTGCTAAATACAGCTAAGGAAAAGAAGACTCCTCTTCAAGTTAGTCTTGATGATTTCGGCAAAAAGTTAGCTATAGGTGTTATACTAGTATGTATTCTTGTTTTTTTCCTAACAGTTTATAGAGGATCAACCTTAATTGATTCCTTAATGTTTGCAGTAGCACTTGCAGTTGCTGCTATTCCTGAGGCTTTAAGCTCTATAGTTACTATAGTTCTTGCACTAGGAACACAAAAAATGGCTAAACAAAATGCAATCATAAGAAATCTTAAAGCTGTTGAGGGTCTAGGTTCTGTATCAATTATTTGTTCCGATAAAACAGGAACCCTAACTCAAAATAAGATGACAGTTAAAGGCGCTTATGTAAATGACACTATGCTATCTATCGAAGAAATAAATATAAATAATCATTCTGAAAAATTCTTAATTGACTCTAGTGTACTTTGTAATGATTCAGAATCTGAGGGCGGTAAGGAAATAGGCGATCCTACGGAGGTTGCCCTTGTGAATCTTGCTCAAACATTAAACCTTAAAACTAAGGATATTAGAGATGCATTCCCAAGAATAGCAGAAATACCTTTTGATTCTGATAGAAAACTTATGAGTACCTTGAATAAAATTGATAATAAACACCTACTTTTAACAAAAGGCGCCGTAGATGTTATGCTTCCAAAAATGAAAAGTATACATATTGAAGGCGAAGTACTTGACTTTACATCTGAACACAGAGAAAAAGTTGAAGAAGCTAATAAAAGTTTTTCTGAAAATGGATTACGTGTACTTGCTTTTGGATATAAAGAAATGTCTTCATCTACTGACATTTCAACAAATGATGAAAAAGACTTTATATTCCTTGGATTAGTTTCTATGATAGACCCACCAAGAGTAGAGTCAAAGATGGCGGTTTCTGATTGTAAAACTGCTGGTATTAAAGCAATAATGATTACTGGAGACCATAAAATCACTGCTTCAGCAATAGCTAGGGAAATTGGTATACTCGAAGATGGTGATGAGGCAATAGATGGGATAGAACTTGATTCTATGTCAGATGAAGAGCTTAAAAATAGAATACGAAATATATCTGTTTATGCTAGAGTTTCTCCCGAACATAAAATAAGAATAGTAAAAGCATTCCAAGAACTTGGTGAAATAGTAGCTATGACGGGAGATGGTGTTAATGACGCACCTGCACTAAAACAAGCTGATATTGGTATATCAATGGGTATAACTGGTACTGAAGTTGCTAAGGATGCTTCTTCAATGATATTAACAGATGATAACTTTGCTACAATAATAAAATCAGTTGCTAATGGAAGAAACATATACACAAATATACAAAATGCTATTAAGTTCCTACTTTCAGGTAACACAGCTGGTATATTTGCTGTTCTATATGCTTCACTTGCTATGTTACCTACTCCATTTGCACCTGTACACCTATTATTTATTAATCTGTTAACTGATAGCTTACCTGCAGTAGCAATAGGTCTTGAAAAGCCTAAAAATGATTTACTTAAGCAAAAGCCTAGAAAATCAAATGAATCAATTTTGACTAAACCTATTATTAAGGCAATTGCTGTAGAAGGATTTATAATTGCTGTATGTACTATAATAGCGTACTATATAGGATCAAAAAGTGGAGATAAACATGTTGCTTCAACAATGGCGTTTTCTACACTTTGTCTTGCAAGACTTTTCCATGGATTTAACTGTAGATGGACTAAATCTTTATTTAAAATCGGGTTCTTCTCAAATAAATATACTTGGTATGCATTTATTGTAGGTTCTGCACTTCTTGCTATAGTTTTAAGTGTTCCACCATTTATGAGAATATTTGAAACTGTTGCATTAACAGGAGAACAAGCAGGATATATGTTACTATTAGCATTTATCCCAACAATTATTATTCAAACATATAAAGTAATAGTTAATGATAGAAAATAA
- a CDS encoding GNAT family N-acetyltransferase — translation MKFEIKHFSDLTSSEVYSIARVRANVFILEQNILDEEDLDGIDLDAYHVFLKDEDIIAYCRILKPGAAYKDASIGRVLVAKEHRKKGIAEKMMIEAVKFIFEEMNENSITISAQEYVSRLYESIGFVKIGEVYDEVGIPHIKMTLVK, via the coding sequence ATGAAGTTTGAGATTAAGCATTTTAGTGATTTAACAAGTAGTGAAGTATACAGTATAGCAAGGGTTAGAGCAAATGTTTTTATTTTAGAGCAAAATATTTTAGATGAAGAGGATTTAGATGGTATAGATTTAGATGCTTATCATGTGTTTTTAAAGGATGAAGACATAATAGCATATTGTAGGATACTAAAGCCAGGGGCAGCCTACAAAGATGCATCAATAGGAAGGGTACTTGTAGCCAAAGAGCATAGAAAAAAAGGAATTGCTGAGAAAATGATGATAGAGGCAGTAAAGTTTATATTTGAAGAAATGAATGAGAATAGTATTACAATATCTGCACAGGAATATGTCTCAAGATTATACGAATCAATTGGGTTTGTTAAAATTGGTGAAGTATATGATGAAGTAGGAATTCCCCACATAAAAATGACACTTGTTAAATAA
- a CDS encoding 3'-5' exonuclease — protein sequence MGVNKFICYYSDLYKNVKKEISIRILVIDNKGHIIFRKNKKITDIEHSSLAKYIAFRELFSSLSELERSLNSKEESKIPIDIISFDKKIVPAFINLNLAKGKFKISNIEKLRFMLNSRTNWSIRYDEKSKEIFKKLYSQSLLGKNGKKLKGYKLPRKKQRIRKVQDAIGDGCESLAFFDVEMNCIDRKDNTLGYWEVVSIGVVKYHIKTKSVHKFYTVIKPKVQRILSERCIQITGLTQLEVDMGIDYKDAMKNMQRWLGDGKIVFMSWGREDIKALKSNSTLEGNHNQLIYQIRKNYVDFQKEFSYYHEGSNQVISLIKALSVYEEEFEGDQHNALNDAYNLYRVYDRYKKEMY from the coding sequence ATGGGAGTAAACAAGTTTATTTGTTATTATAGTGATCTATATAAAAACGTAAAAAAGGAAATAAGTATAAGAATTCTTGTAATTGATAATAAAGGACATATAATATTTAGAAAAAATAAAAAGATTACAGATATTGAGCATTCTTCTTTGGCAAAATATATAGCCTTTAGAGAGTTATTTTCTTCACTTTCAGAGCTTGAAAGGTCATTAAACTCCAAGGAAGAATCAAAAATTCCTATAGACATTATTAGTTTTGATAAAAAGATAGTCCCTGCGTTTATAAATTTAAATTTAGCAAAGGGTAAATTTAAAATTAGTAATATAGAAAAGTTAAGATTTATGCTTAACTCACGTACTAATTGGAGTATAAGATATGATGAAAAAAGTAAAGAGATATTTAAAAAACTCTATTCACAAAGTTTACTTGGAAAGAATGGTAAAAAGCTAAAAGGATACAAACTTCCAAGAAAAAAACAAAGAATTAGGAAAGTTCAAGATGCAATAGGCGATGGATGTGAAAGCCTAGCTTTTTTCGACGTTGAAATGAATTGTATTGATAGAAAAGATAATACATTAGGCTATTGGGAAGTAGTTTCTATTGGAGTTGTAAAGTACCATATTAAAACTAAATCAGTTCATAAGTTTTATACTGTAATAAAGCCAAAGGTACAGAGGATTTTAAGTGAAAGGTGTATTCAAATTACAGGCCTTACACAATTAGAGGTAGACATGGGAATAGATTATAAGGATGCTATGAAGAATATGCAAAGATGGCTTGGTGATGGTAAGATAGTATTTATGAGCTGGGGTAGAGAAGATATAAAAGCACTAAAAAGCAATAGTACACTAGAAGGAAATCATAATCAATTAATATACCAAATTAGAAAAAATTATGTAGATTTCCAAAAGGAGTTTAGTTATTATCACGAGGGAAGCAACCAGGTTATTTCGTTAATTAAGGCTCTATCAGTATATGAAGAGGAATTTGAAGGTGATCAGCATAATGCTTTAAATGATGCATATAACCTTTATAGGGTCTATGATAGATATAAGAAAGAAATGTATTAG
- a CDS encoding tetratricopeptide repeat protein, protein MNTFYKIIDTSLKNRIGKIHNPFDVNRDFFDIKSENVYLKRDNETYEGFRERVEGYQEIEIGIVYFDIERYDNYTDMIYLDFSIYQNFKFSIPRIALVYIDKNNIEGKLQNGKYPLVARLKVFDGKIYGDINNIYIKEEKGLVKVNTLVLMKAEYETFEEFEKRVNYTPYINIGAVKLREDKYIEDVEILPIKIGFYKWFKIKSDIVKSFIRLRKEDIKKLSIEQSTIPLYGKVALFEGQVQIADTFIYIESIDRVEAINIEGITFSLEDFARARDGVEEAILNLANLYDMQEKYQLALKWYNKAVSLGNLDALTMIQNYYNRGMYRDKNLSPYFDNYKNLISNGQDIPVVLLGNMFRLGIGVKSDYKKAIKLYSSVVEEDKAATRYLASMYKNGLGVEKDIKKAIELYEKAAKLSDVESQLSLGMIYEIGIGCEKNFEKALKWYKLAEAAGSEDAKKYIEDIDFALKSKNVEEDNYEIKSILESLNIENIDESLF, encoded by the coding sequence ATGAATACCTTTTATAAGATTATAGATACTTCATTAAAAAATAGAATTGGTAAAATTCATAATCCTTTTGATGTGAATAGAGATTTTTTTGATATAAAAAGTGAAAATGTATACTTGAAAAGAGATAATGAAACCTATGAAGGTTTTAGAGAAAGAGTAGAAGGATATCAAGAAATTGAGATAGGTATAGTTTATTTTGATATTGAAAGATATGATAACTATACTGATATGATATATTTGGATTTTTCTATATATCAAAACTTCAAATTCTCCATTCCAAGAATAGCATTGGTTTATATAGATAAAAATAATATAGAAGGTAAACTACAAAATGGAAAATATCCTTTGGTTGCAAGATTAAAAGTTTTTGATGGCAAAATTTATGGTGATATTAATAATATCTATATAAAAGAAGAAAAAGGACTTGTGAAAGTAAATACACTGGTACTTATGAAGGCAGAATACGAAACATTTGAAGAATTTGAAAAAAGAGTTAATTACACACCATATATAAATATAGGTGCGGTAAAACTTAGAGAAGATAAATATATTGAGGATGTTGAAATACTTCCTATAAAGATAGGTTTTTATAAGTGGTTTAAAATAAAAAGCGATATTGTAAAATCATTTATAAGACTAAGAAAAGAAGATATTAAAAAGTTATCAATTGAACAAAGTACTATTCCTTTATACGGTAAGGTAGCTTTGTTTGAGGGACAAGTTCAAATAGCTGATACATTTATATATATAGAAAGCATTGATAGAGTAGAGGCAATAAATATAGAAGGTATTACTTTTTCATTAGAGGATTTTGCAAGAGCAAGGGATGGAGTGGAAGAGGCTATACTTAATTTAGCAAATTTATATGATATGCAGGAAAAGTATCAATTAGCATTAAAATGGTATAATAAGGCTGTATCACTTGGGAATTTAGATGCACTAACAATGATACAAAATTACTATAATAGGGGAATGTATAGGGATAAGAATTTAAGTCCTTACTTTGATAATTATAAGAATCTTATATCAAATGGACAGGATATACCAGTTGTTCTTCTAGGAAACATGTTTAGGTTAGGTATTGGTGTGAAAAGTGATTATAAAAAAGCCATAAAGTTATATTCAAGTGTAGTAGAAGAAGATAAAGCTGCAACTAGGTATTTAGCATCTATGTATAAAAATGGATTAGGTGTAGAAAAGGATATAAAAAAGGCTATAGAATTATATGAAAAGGCAGCCAAACTTTCAGATGTAGAGTCGCAGCTTTCCTTAGGTATGATTTACGAAATAGGAATAGGATGTGAAAAGAATTTTGAAAAAGCACTAAAGTGGTATAAGCTTGCAGAAGCAGCAGGTAGTGAAGATGCTAAGAAATATATTGAAGATATTGATTTTGCTTTAAAGTCAAAGAATGTAGAAGAAGATAATTATGAAATTAAAAGTATTTTAGAGAGCTTAAATATAGAGAATATTGATGAAAGTTTATTTTAG